From Ammospiza caudacuta isolate bAmmCau1 chromosome 39, bAmmCau1.pri, whole genome shotgun sequence, a single genomic window includes:
- the LOC131570839 gene encoding dehydrogenase/reductase SDR family member 4-like isoform X3, which yields MWRPSLPVSLRAALGAAPLSSAGTPRALEGKVALVTAGTDGIGVGVAEALGVAGARVFISSRRAQNVQRAVEQLRGRGLQVSGVPCHVGRAEERERMVQAALDTFGAIDILVSNAAVNPHFGPALEADESTWDKVFQVNVTAAAMLVRLVVPHMEKRGGGAIILMSSIAGYQPMTLWQDEAVRERALKELGVERLGTPQEVAQAVLFLASPQAAYVAGQTLLVAGGARPRL from the exons ATGTGGCGCCCGTCCCTGCCCGTTTCTCTCCGCGCCGCTCTCGGGGCGGCCCCGCTGAGCTCGGCGGGGACCCCGCGGGCCCTGGAGGGCAAAGTGGCGCTGGTGACGGCGGGCACCGACGG GATCGGCGTGGGCGTGGCCGAGGCGCTGGGCGTGGCCGGGGCGCGGGTGTTCATCAGCTCCCGCCGGGCGCAGAACGTGCAGAGAGCCGTGGAGCAGCtccgggggcggggcctgcaG GTGAGCGGGGTCCCGTGCCACGTGGGGCGCGCCGAGGAGCGGGAGAGGATGGTGCAGGCG GCCCTGGACACGTTTGGCGCCATCGACATCCTGGTGTCCAACGCCGCCGTCAATCCCCACTTTGGCCCCGCCCTCGAGGCCGACGAGAGCACCTGGGACAAG GTGTTCCAGGTGAACGTGACGGCGGCGGCCATGTTGGTGCGGCTGGTGGTGCCGCACATGGAGAAGCGAGG GGGCGGGGCCATCATCCTGATGTCATCGATCGCCGGCTACCAGCCAATGACG ctctggcaggacGAGGCCGTGCGGGAGCGGGCGCTGAAGGAACTGGGAGTGGAGAG GCTGGGCACGCCGCAGGAGGTGGCGCAGGCCGTGCTCTTCCTCGCCTCCCCCCAGGCCGCCTACGTGGCCGGGCAGACGCTGCTGGTGGCCGGGGGGGCGCGGCCCCGCCTCTGA
- the LOC131570839 gene encoding dehydrogenase/reductase SDR family member 4-like isoform X1 gives MWRPSLPVSLRAALGAAPLSSAGTPRALEGKVALVTAGTDGIGVGVAEALGVAGARVFISSRRAQNVQRAVEQLRGRGLQVSGVPCHVGRAEERERMVQAALDTFGAIDILVSNAAVNPHFGPALEADESTWDKVFQVNVTAAAMLVRLVVPHMEKRGGGAIILMSSIAGYQPMTGLAPYSVSKAALLALVAALSPELLPRGIRVNGVAPGLIRTRFSAALWQDEAVRERALKELGVERLGTPQEVAQAVLFLASPQAAYVAGQTLLVAGGARPRL, from the exons ATGTGGCGCCCGTCCCTGCCCGTTTCTCTCCGCGCCGCTCTCGGGGCGGCCCCGCTGAGCTCGGCGGGGACCCCGCGGGCCCTGGAGGGCAAAGTGGCGCTGGTGACGGCGGGCACCGACGG GATCGGCGTGGGCGTGGCCGAGGCGCTGGGCGTGGCCGGGGCGCGGGTGTTCATCAGCTCCCGCCGGGCGCAGAACGTGCAGAGAGCCGTGGAGCAGCtccgggggcggggcctgcaG GTGAGCGGGGTCCCGTGCCACGTGGGGCGCGCCGAGGAGCGGGAGAGGATGGTGCAGGCG GCCCTGGACACGTTTGGCGCCATCGACATCCTGGTGTCCAACGCCGCCGTCAATCCCCACTTTGGCCCCGCCCTCGAGGCCGACGAGAGCACCTGGGACAAG GTGTTCCAGGTGAACGTGACGGCGGCGGCCATGTTGGTGCGGCTGGTGGTGCCGCACATGGAGAAGCGAGG GGGCGGGGCCATCATCCTGATGTCATCGATCGCCGGCTACCAGCCAATGACG GGGCTGGCGCCGTACAGCGTCAGCAAGGCcgccctgctggccctggtggcCGCGCTGAGCCCGGAGCTGCTCCCGCGCGGGATCCGCGTCAACGGCGTCGCCCCGGGGCTCATCCGCACGCGCTTCAGCGCCGCC ctctggcaggacGAGGCCGTGCGGGAGCGGGCGCTGAAGGAACTGGGAGTGGAGAG GCTGGGCACGCCGCAGGAGGTGGCGCAGGCCGTGCTCTTCCTCGCCTCCCCCCAGGCCGCCTACGTGGCCGGGCAGACGCTGCTGGTGGCCGGGGGGGCGCGGCCCCGCCTCTGA
- the LOC131570839 gene encoding dehydrogenase/reductase SDR family member 4-like isoform X2, whose amino-acid sequence MWRPSLPVSLRAALGAAPLSSAGTPRALEGKVALVTAGTDGIGVGVAEALGVAGARVFISSRRAQNVQRAVEQLRGRGLQALDTFGAIDILVSNAAVNPHFGPALEADESTWDKVFQVNVTAAAMLVRLVVPHMEKRGGGAIILMSSIAGYQPMTGLAPYSVSKAALLALVAALSPELLPRGIRVNGVAPGLIRTRFSAALWQDEAVRERALKELGVERLGTPQEVAQAVLFLASPQAAYVAGQTLLVAGGARPRL is encoded by the exons ATGTGGCGCCCGTCCCTGCCCGTTTCTCTCCGCGCCGCTCTCGGGGCGGCCCCGCTGAGCTCGGCGGGGACCCCGCGGGCCCTGGAGGGCAAAGTGGCGCTGGTGACGGCGGGCACCGACGG GATCGGCGTGGGCGTGGCCGAGGCGCTGGGCGTGGCCGGGGCGCGGGTGTTCATCAGCTCCCGCCGGGCGCAGAACGTGCAGAGAGCCGTGGAGCAGCtccgggggcggggcctgcaG GCCCTGGACACGTTTGGCGCCATCGACATCCTGGTGTCCAACGCCGCCGTCAATCCCCACTTTGGCCCCGCCCTCGAGGCCGACGAGAGCACCTGGGACAAG GTGTTCCAGGTGAACGTGACGGCGGCGGCCATGTTGGTGCGGCTGGTGGTGCCGCACATGGAGAAGCGAGG GGGCGGGGCCATCATCCTGATGTCATCGATCGCCGGCTACCAGCCAATGACG GGGCTGGCGCCGTACAGCGTCAGCAAGGCcgccctgctggccctggtggcCGCGCTGAGCCCGGAGCTGCTCCCGCGCGGGATCCGCGTCAACGGCGTCGCCCCGGGGCTCATCCGCACGCGCTTCAGCGCCGCC ctctggcaggacGAGGCCGTGCGGGAGCGGGCGCTGAAGGAACTGGGAGTGGAGAG GCTGGGCACGCCGCAGGAGGTGGCGCAGGCCGTGCTCTTCCTCGCCTCCCCCCAGGCCGCCTACGTGGCCGGGCAGACGCTGCTGGTGGCCGGGGGGGCGCGGCCCCGCCTCTGA
- the LOC131570821 gene encoding matrix metalloproteinase-14-like: MGPRHWVFDEGVLAPGYPRPLAQLGRGVPGDRVDAALLWLPSGHTYLFRGDKYYRLNEALGAVDPEYPKSIEVWGVPPSPRGAFMGPDDAFTYFYRSQLYWKFDNAALRVLPGFPKSALRDWLGCPAPAPPTGPAPPDTEVIVIAVGAGPAAWAGPTALLGVAAALGGVALFWRRRGGAHAHLRRCQRSLLPRV; the protein is encoded by the exons Atgg GCCCCCGGCACTGGGTGTTCGACGAGGGCGTCCTGGCTCCCGGCTACCCCCGGCCCCTGGCCCAGCTCGGCCGCGGCGTCCCCGGGGACCGCGTGGACGCcgccctgctctggctgcccagcGGCCACACCTACCTCTTCCGCGGCGACAA GTATTACCGGCTGAACGAGGCCCTGGGGGCCGTGGACCCCGAGTACCCCAAAAGCATCGAGGTCTGGGGGgtcccccccagcccccgcGGAGCCTTCATGGGACCCGACGAcg CCTTCACGTATTTCTACCGCTCGCAGCTGTACTGGAAGTTCGACAACGCCGCCCTGCGCGTCCTGCCCGGCTTCCCCAAATCCGCGCTCCGCGATTGGCTGGGctgccccgccccggccccgcccaccggccccgccccgcccgacACCGAGGTCATCGTCATCGCCgtgggggcggggccggcggcgtGGGCGGGGCCGACGGCGCTGCTGGGCGTGGCCGCGGCGCTGGGGGGCGTGGCCTTGTTCTGGCGGCGCCGGGGCGGGGCCCACGCCCACCTGAGGCGGTGCCAGCGCTCGCTGCTGCCCCGCGTCTAG